Within the Ranitomeya imitator isolate aRanImi1 chromosome 8, aRanImi1.pri, whole genome shotgun sequence genome, the region tttcatggctctgcattataaacttctgtgaagcacctgggggtttaaagtgctcaatatgcatctagataagttccttggggggtctagtttccaaaatggggtcacttgtgggggagctccaatgcataggcacacaggggctctccaaacgcgacatggtgtccgctaacaattggagctaattttccattcaaaaagtcaaatggcgcgccttcccttccgagccctgccgtgtgcccaaacagtggtttacccccacatatgaggtatcggcgtactcgggagaaattgcccaacaaattttaggattcattttatcctattgcccatgtgaaaatgaaaaactgaggcgaaaataatttttttgtgaaaaaaaaaaagtactttttcatttttacagatcaatttgtgaagcacctgagggtttaaagtgctcaatatgcatctagataagttccttggggggtctagtttccaaaatggggtcatttgtgggggagctccaatgtttaggcacacgggggctctccaaacacgacatggtgtccgctaacgatggagataatttttcattcaaaaagtcaaatggcgctccttcccttccgaaccttaccatgtgcccaaacagtggtttacccccacatgtgaggtatcggtgtactcatgagaaattgcccaacaaattttaggatccattttatcctgttgcccatgtgaaaatgaaaaaaattgaggctaaaagaatttttttgtgaaaaaaaagtactttttcatttttacggatcaatttgtgaagcccccgggggttcaaagttctcactatgcatctagataagttccttggggcgtctagtttccaaaatggggtcacgtgtgggggagctccaatttttaggcacacgggggctctccaaacgtgacatggtgtccgctaaagagtggagccaatttttcattcaaaaagtcaaatggcgctccttcccttccaagccctgccgtgcgcccaaacagtggtttacccccacatatgaggtatcagcgtactcaggacaaattggacaacaactttcgtggttcagtttctccttgtaccattgggaaaataaaaaaaatgttgctaaaagataatttttgtgactaaaaagttaaatgttcattttttccttccatgttgcttctgctgctgtgaagcacctgaagggttaaaaaacttcttgaatgtggttttgagcaccttgaggggtgcattttttagaatggtgtcacttttgggtattttcagccatatagacccctcaaactgacttcaaatgtgaggtggtccctaaaaaaaatggttttgtaaatttcgttgtaaaaatgagaaatcgctggtcaaattttaactcttataacttcctggcaaaaaaaaattttgtttccaaaattgtgctggtgtaaagtagacatgtgggaaatgttatttattaactattttgtgtcacataactctctggtttaacagaataaaaattcaaaatgtgaaaattgcgaaattttcaaaattttcgccaaatttccgtttttatcacaaataaacgcagaatttattgacctaaatttaccactaacatgaagcccaatatgtcacgaaaaaacaatctcagaaccgctaggatccgttgaagcgttcctgagttattacctcataaagggacactggtcagaattgcaaaaaacggccaggtcattaaggtcaaaataggctgggtcatgaaggggttaagcaatgatTGGCATTAGTGATGGCTCACCTCGGCATTCGTAGGATCCCTCTGTGTTCAGGCAGTACTGGTTGGATTTGCAGCGATCGATGGTGCCACATTCATCAATGTCTGCAGAGGAAGAAGAGAAATCCGGAGTATGAAGTTTCTGATGATGGGCGTCTCAAGTGCCCACCTCGACCAGCAGGTGCGGACCTAACCAGGTATACAGAGGCGGCAGCCATAGTGTCCACAACCAATAATCAGACGGGCGTTCTTCACTGCTCCGACTGACGGCGGATCTCACACCCTGACCCTTACAGCTTCAGATACATTTGGGTCCAGCCCATGAAATACGCCCGTCTGACCGCGGTCTAATAGGAGGAACGGCGGACTCCATTGTAAAATGCCCCTAGTGATCACTCACCAATACATTTCATGTCGTGCAGCATCCAGCCCTTCTTGCACAGTGCGCACTGATCCTCCCCCGGTCCAAGGCACTTGCTGCAGGAACGGTGACACtctgtgaaaaataaataaaatgcacaGAAGTCATCAGTAAAACAGGAAACAATACGTGCCAATCCCAAAGTAACACCTACCCCTGAGCGAGTCCTGCGTTCTTGCTGTTTCCAGCAAACCTGTGCTGCAAAAAAATATGATTCTGGGCTGCGTTGAGTTCCTCCGGAGCAGCAGTCTTACAAGGCTGCAGATTACCTGCTCTCAGCATTGTGGGAGTTGGAGTTTCATTACAGCTGGTGATTCCTGCACCACTAAATCTGTTCACAAGGTTTATGGGcatgctgggtgttgtagttcCACAGACTAATCCATTAACATATCTATCTAAGTATCAAAAAATGAAACTTCTGTACGGGAGCATGCACTACCGTCCCCTTACATACCAGAACATACCAGGTGGCTCTCATTTTTGGCTTCCTCATAATAACCGACTGCACAGTCCGAACACAAGGGGCCACCGTAGCTGGGATGACAGTCGCAGGTCCCCGTGCCGGCTCGTGTTCCCGCTCCGTTGCACTTTCCTCTCCCGTTGCAGGGCTGGTCGGCGCTGCCCGGGCAGGCTGTAATACAGAGGGGCGAGAACATAGTACTGCAACACTAATTTTATGGGCTTAATCAAGACTAAATTAAACGGGGCTGATAACGCACGTGCGCAATCCGgaccccaggtgccttccgggcAGCAGAGCTTTAAAGTGTCCATACACAGCCAGTCAAAGAGGTTGATGGGGTCCTTGGGTCTAGGAAGCAAACAAAAACATTGGGATCAAGCAATATGTCTTGGCGTTTGGCTTTTTGGGGGGAATTTATgcatttgcaaaagaaaaaaaatataaatgcagATTCATCTCGATGCATACCAACTATTTGAGAGCCACTCAGTCCTCGGAGACTGATGGGGAAGAGTACAGCGCTCAGCTATCAATCCTAAAGCCTATGAATGGAGCGACCGCTCGCTCAGCGCAAGACAACTGCTCCCGTGACCATTGGGACCCCTGGCGATCAGATACTTACCACCCATCATCCTGGGAATgggcgataccccataagtggcggCTGTCATTgccacaaactttgcataaatcaatagtacaagtgaattaaaaaatagaattattcttaccgttaattcggtttctagtaacccaccacgacagcacacctggaggatgttacccctttcctaatagggacaggaaatgacaagaggttaaataacccctccctcatcctcccctcagtgttattataaaggaccacaggagaatgaatgcttcaaattatatttattcttttcagaacgtatattaagcaaagggagggattactcctgctgtcgtggtgggttactagaaaccgaattaacggtaagaataattctattttctctagtaaccccccacgacagcacacctggagcagtacccaagagtaatttttagggagggactacagcactaaggactttttctccgaaggctaagtcttcttttgacatcaggtcaagcctgtaatgtttggagaacgtatggaccgaggaccacgtagccgctctgcatatttgctcgatggaagcactggctttctcggcccaggagacagctgttgctctagtagaatgggctgtaagctttcctggtggtggaaggccttgaatttgataagcctccaggattgctcttttgatccaatttgcaattgtggatctggaagtcttcttccccttattctggccgagaagatgaataaacagattttgatcttttctaatcttctctgatgcatgaagataatagagtaccattcttcgaacatccaaagtatggaaatgttcctcttcctcattctttggttcttgatagaatgatggaagaattatctcctgcgatttgtggaaatcggagacgacctttgggagaaaggatgggtctaatcgtaggataagcctgtcctgaagaatcttcatgtagggctcgttgattgacagggcttgtagttcacccactcttctggctgttgttatagctaccaggaaggtggttttccaagcgagtttatccatggttatggaagataagggttcaaatggtggcagtgtaagtcctttcaggactatattcaggtcccaggatggaactatatttatgggtcttggagatatgcgggatgccgccgtcatgaatcttcttacccatctatggttggctaaagactggtcaaaataagagctcaaggctgccacttgtaccttgagggtgctgggtctgagacccttctccagcccatcttgtagaaaatccaggatcttggctaggtttggtttatctgggttaggttgctcaggagcacaccacgtgatgaacgtcttccagatcttttggtaaatagaattagttaccgttttgcgacttttttgtaatgtttcaattactctctttgatagtcctctagttctcagaattgagaattcagaagccaggcatttaggtgtagcctctcgggatctggatgcagtattggcccctggtagagaaggtctttgaccggtggaagtgctattggcccatctatctttagactgatgagggccccaaaccaacctcttttgggccaaagtggagccactaggatcaccttgagtttttctgcccttattttctgcaggacttttggtaggatcggcaatggcgggaacgcgtatgctagcgagaatgtccatggctggaccaatgcgtccacagctaaccccggattcatcggatctagcgagaagaactggtctacctttgcgttctgactgttcgcgaacaagtccacttctggctgtccccatcttttgactagtatctgaaagacttctgggtttaggctccattctcctggatggacctctgttctgctcaggaagtcggcttgtacgtttatctccccttttatgtgtagggcggatatggagagaacatgttcttcggcccacgaaaatattcttgctgatattctttttagatcttcgtgtcttgtacttccctggtggcgaaggtgggcaactgttgtcatgttgtctgagtatatttttaagtgggaattttgtacaagagttaccgccgctttgagaacttcttctactgcttttagctctttgaaattcgaggattgttgtgctatttcggctgaccagaatccctggaatatgtgctggtctaccgtagctccccaaccttttccactggcatctactgttatggtcactgctgggacctgcaaccagggaactcctctcattaagttctctttttgtagccaccatgttaatgaggactttacatgcggtggtatccggatctttttgtctagagaacctggggatccgtcccagcttgacagaatatgagtctgaagtatcctggtgtgggcttgagcccatgccaccatctggatgcaagatgtcatggtacctagaaccgacatggcccatcttagagatactctcttcttgtcccgcaatgttcttatccttgatgtaagcagggaccgtttttgttcgggcaagaaagaggtttgtctgtgggagtctaataagacccctaaaaagatcttcgttgtggatggaaccatatccgattttttggggtttatcacccaacccagagatgacaggatctggactgttgtttgaagatgttcctgtagaattggaaccgtgggagccactaccaagaggtcgtcgaggtatgggattatgcatatccgtcgacttctgatgtacgccatcacctcggacatgacctttgtaaagatccttggagctgatgatagtccgaatgggaggacattgaactggaagtggtctataacttctcctctggtgactgcaaaccttagaaatttccgataggttggatggactgggacgtgataatatgcgtcctgtaagtcgatggttgccatgacgaagtcttgccctattaagggtactgtcgatctgacggactccattctgaatcttctgtaggttacatattgattcagcggtttcagattgattatcatccgatgggttccatttggtttccttatcagaaataggctggaataatggcccttgtttctttcgtcttttgggactgtggagatcacattgttgattaagagatcttctatcccagttatcagggtggactgtagcttctttgttgataacgttgtagttttcattcttttttggggatatgatgtaaactctattttcatcccctctttgaccaatcttaaggtccactgatccacaccgatctcttgccagactgggaggaagttcgaaatccgaccccccactatgacggcgtcattgctttctctggttttggggttgtgaaagaataagattcctgtctttccctcctttcggatagctccagcgacctgttttaccctttcctctgtattgaggagtatgctcctgctgagtgcggaagggtcttttcctagggtttctaggttctggtaaggtctttttcttgtctgaagccttctccaaaaggtcatccaaggctggtccaaacatatactttcctttaaagggaatagaacacagcctcatcttggaagtcatatccccagaccaggatcttagccagagtgcacgccttaccgagtttgacagtgcggatgatctcgccgtcactctcacggattctgcagaagcatctgctaaaaagcctgttgctttctggaagataggcaaggaggccagaatatcttctctcggagtacctgaggacaagtgctcctctagctgccccagccagcgatgcatcgatctagccacgcaagtggatactgaattgatgttcagtaaagatgctgacgtttcccacgacttccttagtagtccgtccatcttacgttccagagggtctctcagttgggaggcatcctcgaatggtagcgtggtctttttggctactctggcaatctggacgtccacttttgggacttctgaccagcatgacgctgtctcggcacccacaggaaatctgtctttaatttctgctggagtagtcagcttcttttctggggattcccactcgtccagaactaaatctcggatgttttggtgaataggaaacacctgacgcttcctagaacgaagtcctccaaacatctcttcttgcactgactgtgccgtcttctcttcctcaacctccatagtttttcttacagccgtaaggagttcttctatatcagatgaagagaagtagtatctctcttgctggacggtctcagagtccagggataattcaccctcctctgggggttcgtccgacgtctctccctgagagtcctcctgctcttcctcctgtggattaagtttccttttcttagcctcaggaggggcactaggagatggtgtaggctgggaaagagtggccagagatgttttaatctcctgctggattaaggttttaatctcctctatcagggatggccgttcctcgctgataattttgtctgtgcattctttgcacaatgatttcttgtatgaagaggacagcttcttcatacaaactgcgcatttgcgggtagtttttgttttgcttcctgatgtgggttccttgtccccctaaaaagaaaggggagaaggaatcataagactacaacccacatcagggaatggacacccggggccagactactcactggggccgggatggtgctgtgttctgcaggtgcagagcgcgaggaagcagacatctccatagtcttcaccacacagtggtcctacctgcgatgtcttcctgtccagggcctgaatatataggcgaccggacgcagcacctgtcctcctgcatgaggacctcctcctccggtgtccggaagtacgtggggggagaacgccgacgtcttccatgctatctcctagcgttcctggctggaacgcacgaggaacttcctgattcagagaagccggccggcgtctgacgtcacatccggccgccggcttcagaccggaagtacccacacacgcgcgcgcggtgcggaggaggagaagggctggagagctccgagaggcctccagccgaagaacgccccagaccttacccgcAGACGCGGAATGGTGGCGAAGgagtcccgagtcggaggagacgggagcagcgacagggaatggacgtaagtctgatcccagctgcccggccagattatctgtattccccccggtgaccgctgccggcacagtgcacctgggatgacctcttcatccctagtagggacaggaaagaacactgaggggaggatgagggaggggttatttaacctcttgtcatttcctgtccctattaggaaaggggtaacatcctccaggtgtgctgtcgtggggggttactagagaaaaaaaaaaaactttgttacaTATTATCCAAGAAATCTGCttatttctccacttatgagacacTTCTTTCCCTTCCCTCTGCCTCCCAGGactcatcattcactctgaaaaaaATGACTCTTGGTCAAAGCAAAAAGAACAAGTCTATAAGATTTGTGGAAGGAAGGGACAGAAAGAGGCACAGACATAGGACCTGTTCTGacactttctagtaagtgtttatttcacatcaaagctggattcacagctacactgctcagcactacagtataatgttctccatgctgCTGCGACTTCTGAACATGCAATAGTACGAGTCAGTGGGAGCAGGAATCCTGTGTTTTCTGTGTATGTGAAACATCATAGCATCAATTCTacccccactagctcagagacaactgaatatATACTTGCGGTCACATAACCGGCCGCTGCTGACAcctgagaatcctgacagtgcgcaagCGATGTGACGATTCACAGGTCTGCAATCACATATACTGACTGCAGACCTGAACCCTCaagcctggacagcccctttaataatAACTACAAATCCTGGAGTTGCACTTTAACTCTTCACGCTTTGGCATTTATTAGTCGCCCTGACCTCTTAAACCACCAGGTCTCCAGATGTTCCTCATTCTGCTCCAACATCTTATTACATTCATAGTCCGAGTTGTCACAGGCATTTTCTATGACCTCCAGAAGACGCGTCTCACTGCGGAAACAGACAAGTATCACAAAATGTCCTTCCCCTAAAATATTGCATAGCCTCTCGCCTTAAGGAGGCTTTctggatttaaaagaaaaaaaaaattacctagtGCATTTAATTAAGAGGTAACCTAAAAACATCCCTTTAATTCCTCATCTCCATGCCGCCATGACACTTTTACCATTCagcagtgattggcagcagcggtGTTCACGTGCTTGTGTCTATATGAGACTAAAGGGGCGAGGAGAGGTTACTTCTTTATTTTACACCATTTCCTCTTTGGAAGCAATTTTCTTAAAATACCAgaaacttttttgttttgtttttttaatggagGAGTCCAGAGATGCATCATTAATTGGCGGCAATGAGGACAACCCCGATACCTTTTCTCATACTTTGCCAGCTTCTCCTCTTCCCACGCCGTGTTGCCTCCACCAAAATTTTGCCCGGCCGTTTTCTCTATGCCCTAAAACAGAATGAGACATTAGTCTTAAAAAGGGGATATTAAACCAAAGTCTACGGCCGGTGGTGCCAGGAAAGAACACTACATGGTGCCTCCGCTGATCcttgaaatggctgataacaggggacaaTAGCTTCAGTGCATGAAGGTAACATACTCTCTAGGTTCGGCAGCTCTTTAGATTAGTATGGGAGCGTTCCGACCGTACATGACAAGGTATCTGAGGAGCCGAGAGATCATAAAGAGGTGGTCGGAGACTTTGTGGCGGCacaatttgattgccccgtttggcACTGTGGATGCCGCCGTGCCCCCTAGCTTTATAGGGGGGGGCTATCTGATACTCCTCGATCTCGTGGTCTCACCTTGATGAAATTGTTGACCAGGCTGCGGCACGTCAGGCACGGTTCCTGCTTGGCAGCACCAAGTCTGgagaagagaagaaaaaggagCAGAGTGCCCAGCAAGGAATCTATAAGTGGGTACCGAGCGTCCATGATGGGAACCCTGGAAAATCAGAGCCGACcctggagaaagaagaaaaaaacataagTTATCACACCCGTGTTATATACAGGCACCCGGAGCCTAAGGGGAAGCTGTGCCGCCATTACTGCATCCATAGGGGCCGTCACCCAGCTCTCCCAGTACACCCCACTTCTATACTGGGAGCTCAGAACACAAGTCAAGCTGCATGACCACCCACGTACCCATAATAATGGCCATTTGGGTTGTCACCCGGCTCTCCCACCACCCAGGGACTGAAATGTGCTGCAGCCCCATAATCACAGGAGACAGATCCAAGATATCTACAGACGTCACCTtatttttaaccctgcgcgttacaCCTCCCACTGAGCAGGTGATTATAGGGTGACGGCGGTCTGAGGTGTCTGGGGACAGTGAAAAAGGCTGCAATAAATAAGCACCAATTCTCTGCAGAAGATGAACAGAtgtgtccaatactagaacatggcAGCTGACATAAGAAGCTTACAGGGCCGCTCCGTGCAAAGTGCCCAATGCAATAACATCTGCAAAGATTTCTATTACTCCAAGGcctcgaaaataaaaaaaaagtcgcCTTGCAAATCGTCCCATCTAGTAATATTATACCGTAATGTGTGCACAGCTCATGGGTGTAATATTAGGGGAGGATCTGGGAGAACCTGGAACTCGTGTCTCATTAATCACTGACAGAAAGGAATAAAGGCTCAATGGACAGATCAAGGATAAAGTAAAGGAGCACGATATAAGGCGCATGTGGGGTTAAAGAGCGTGCAAGAGGGAGAGAACACAGacaaaatatagggggaaaaaaagcAAAGGGAGATTCAGGGGAAGAGGGCATAAAAGAGACAGAGGAAGAGCGAGGCTTGAAAGTACGTGCATAAGTGAGAACATGTAATGTGAGTAGTGTGGATGAAGAAAGTGCAAAAATGAGGGTGCAACAGAGCGAGGGGCGCGTGCAACATAAACCAGGAGTGAGAAGGCGCTCAATAGAGAGCGAGGGGCGTGCTCAGAGACCAGGAGTGAGGAGGCGCTCAACAGAGCGAGAGGCGCGTGCAGCATAAACCAGGAGTGAGGAAGCGCTCAACAGAGCGAGGGGCGTGCTCAGAGACCAGGAGTGAGGAGGCGCTCAACAGAGCGAGGGGCACGTGCAGCATAAACCAGGAGTGAGGAGGCGCTCAACAGAGCGAGGGGCGTGCTCAGAGACCAGGAGTGAGGAGGCGCTCAACAGAGCGAGGGGCACGTGCAGCATAAACCAGGAGTGAGGAGGCGCTCAACAGAGCGAGAGGCACGTGCAGCATAAACCAGGAGTGAGGAGGCGCTCAACAGAGCGAGGGGTGTGACCTCAACAGAGACCAGGAGTGAGGAGGTGTTCAACAGAGAGCGAGGGGTGTGACCTCAACAGAGACCAGGAGTGAGGAGGCGCACAATAAAAAGCAAAGGCACAAGGCAGAGGGACATGCAATAAAGGACAAGAGTGCAATAGGGCGAGACAAAGCAAATCAGGACAAGGTAAAGTGCACCACACCACAGAGAGTGAGCCTAAAAGAAGGAGAGCGCGTGTGAGGGAAAAAAAATATGAGCTGTGTCTTGTGCTTGTTGGGTCGAGTCTTTAGATTTCCTGCAACAAGGCATTTGCTGTCCAGGATTTTTAATAATTAATAATCGATAAATAATTAATATCGCCCCCATCATCCACCAGTGACTAAATATTTCATTGTGTCATCTGAGCGTTCTGATGTGACATTTACATTATGTGATGAGCAGATGTCTGGGGTAAGGACCGGGGGTTGGGGGCCGCTAGTGTGGTCTCAAGGACTGGCCCCCTCCCAACTCCATGCCATCCATAAGATGAATGCACTATCATATGGGGTCCGTCCATGGTCCAGCAGAGCTGGTGGCATCTTGTCTAGGGGGGTCCCCATCAATGTGCTTCCCCTTTCCATATTATGTTCATGTACTTTTAGCACAGCGCATGGGTGGGGGCCATCTTACAATTCAGCCTTCTGAGGGGAgactgtgccctagatgcaatggCATCGCTCCCGCCATGTACACGTGTAATGTGCAGAATCAGCCGTCTGCCCAGACATAGCGCCAGCAGCAGGTGAAGTGATCCCTACTGGGTGATTTATTGCCAGTCTTTGGGCACCAACCAATGTCATCCAGCTGAGAAGTACAACCTGCATATTGCACCAGAGGCCATCATGCCACAATATCACTCAGAGCCCGACACGCCATCCCTCCAGCTGGCACCACATGCTCTGTATTAAAATCCTGTACTATGTGAACCTAATGCATGCCCCTGGTTACATACATCCTGTGCCCACGTGCAAACCCTGGACACGCAGCTCTTACATGGCATCTCATCAAAAAGCAGGATATTCCTGGCTGGCACAGGGGTACAGAAGAAAAACAGGGTATGACTGTAGCCCAAGTCACGTATGCTGACTACATAGACTCTTATGCTCATGTCTGAGCCTGGCACATGCCACTCTATATACACATTTCTGTATTAATCCCAGTAATATCTTGCACCATGCACAGTGCCCATGACATGGTGCAGAATGGAATATACCAGGTTGGGGCATGCAAAAACATATGGTACGGCGTATAGATGCATAAAAGGCCATACCATCATGGGGCAGAATACACCAGGCTTGGGCATACAGGATGCATGAAACACACGAGTATGCTATATGTCCCCCATGCCCCATCCCTCCCTGGTATACTTAGCCCCATGTGTCATGCATGTCCAGCGCTGTATGCCCAATATGCCAACTTCCACAATATGCCGATCTTGGTTGGCATTTCTGCATTAATCCCAGCACTATCTTGTCCAGTGCCCATGTCCTATGGTGCAGAAGATACATGCACCATAAGTCAATGCCATCGAGCAGCTGAATATACCGAAATGGGGGGCGGGGGTGGTATGTAATAGAGAGCGTCCATGAAGCGCACGCCATGTATACCCATATCTGAAACTGGCATATGCTGCTTTAAGTTGGTATTTCTGCATTATCCGGGCAATACCCTGCACCATGCCAGGTAACACGGTGCAGAAGACACATGTATGTGCAAGGAGCTAAGGATACCAAGCTGGGATATGGGCATACGGGCCATGCCGCCTGGTGTATTCTGCCGCAGGGTGGCACGGCCTTCATGCACGTCCTGCACCATATGTTCCTGTAACCCAGTGATCGATACCCAGATGGCACTGCTCATACATTCTGCACCAGATGGCATGGGCCCAGGCCAAGAGACTGTAGATGGGCCGGGGCATGCAGCGCTGGGCATGCAGGTAGCACGTGGTGCAGATAATATACGGATAGTGCCACCCTGGGGCAGAGTATACCGGCTGCACGGTCCAGGCTGGTATATTCTGCCCCAGGGTGGCATGATCATACAATATGCTCTGCAGCATGTGCTCAATGCCCTCTGTGCCCGGGTCTCAGCCTGGTATCTGCAATAATGAAAGGCCATGACCATTACCAGGCTGGCACCTGGGCACAGGAGGCTTGTAGCACTGGGCATGCACGTCCTATG harbors:
- the CRELD1 gene encoding protein disulfide isomerase CRELD1 isoform X2; amino-acid sequence: MDARYPLIDSLLGTLLLFLLFSRLGAAKQEPCLTCRSLVNNFIKGIEKTAGQNFGGGNTAWEEEKLAKYEKSETRLLEVIENACDNSDYECNKMLEQNEEHLETWWFKRPKDPINLFDWLCMDTLKLCCPEGTWGPDCAPCPGSADQPCNGRGKCNGAGTRAGTGTCDCHPSYGGPLCSDCAVGYYEEAKNESHLVCSECHRSCSKCLGPGEDQCALCKKGWMLHDMKCIDIDECGTIDRCKSNQYCLNTEGSYECRDCDKSCIGCMGAGSARCKKCNAGFYRDGAKCLDVDECDSEIPKCKGLREECVNTEGSYSCVCEKGYSKVAGSCKADHKGSHNWIESCFWSHSPPHCEELPT
- the CRELD1 gene encoding protein disulfide isomerase CRELD1 isoform X1, which translates into the protein MDARYPLIDSLLGTLLLFLLFSRLGAAKQEPCLTCRSLVNNFIKGIEKTAGQNFGGGNTAWEEEKLAKYEKSETRLLEVIENACDNSDYECNKMLEQNEEHLETWWFKRPKDPINLFDWLCMDTLKLCCPEGTWGPDCAPCPGSADQPCNGRGKCNGAGTRAGTGTCDCHPSYGGPLCSDCAVGYYEEAKNESHLVCSECHRSCSKCLGPGEDQCALCKKGWMLHDMKCIDIDECGTIDRCKSNQYCLNTEGSYECRDCDKSCIGCMGAGSARCKKCNAGFYRDGAKCLDVDECDSEIPKCKGLREECVNTEGSYSCVCEKGYSKVAGSCKADHKDDSEKGLFDDITDDEVVVLQQMFFGVVICALATLAAKGDMVFTAIFIGAVAAMAGYWFSEKSDRVLDGFMKGR
- the CRELD1 gene encoding protein disulfide isomerase CRELD1 isoform X3, translated to MDARYPLIDSLLGTLLLFLLFSRLGAAKQEPCLTCRSLVNNFIKGIEKTAGQNFGGGNTAWEEEKLAKYEKSETRLLEVIENACDNSDYECNKMLEQNEEHLETWWFKRPKDPINLFDWLCMDTLKLCCPEGTWGPDCAPCPGSADQPCNGRGKCNGAGTRAGTGTCDCHPSYGGPLCSDCAVGYYEEAKNESHLVCSECHRSCSKCLGPGEDQCALCKKGWMLHDMKCIDIDECGTIDRCKSNQYCLNTEGSYECRDCDKSCIGCMGAGSARCKKCNAGFYRDGAKCLDVDECDSEIPKCKGLREECVNTEGSYSCVCEKGYSKVAGSCKADHKAFS